Proteins encoded by one window of Brienomyrus brachyistius isolate T26 chromosome 1, BBRACH_0.4, whole genome shotgun sequence:
- the LOC125745200 gene encoding calcium-independent phospholipase A2-gamma-like isoform X10 has product MPVKWIINTSMFSLSRGRHLRHQQGQCQALQCCSRLNVPRILNHDIHGLRWWRIGGTQVRVHRTWVFRPCRLHYSLGAGAHISPLSTSASLSCADRSPGMWRLKRTLDSVSRAISSTHTDLLSRISHLKSGPREGGGIRSSTSEAKGQGTGVHTVSEKAEGLQDGKDPKDSPTQGTGRPGMEVVDSSQGIPAPSQTPWLFHPSKLPVNLGETYNYLAHHVNEYFGNVTKPGTTEPGCKDPKASSAGPGRSDQSGVDTVSSLMSSGAGSAKDATSPPASPPSPKKGIGHYLSYPGPSVQAFVGSYITPLVPKFRPGSKAVEAVKDGLPPVEESLPKQADSAEARERKAAEDRAKRLLLQREKVGEDRAKRLLLQREKVGEDRAKRLLLQREKVGEDRAKRLLLQREKVGEDRAKRLLLQREKVGEDRAKRLLLQREKIIARVSVDNRTRALVQALQRASDLRLCISRAEDLSYHLLEFPETRGVAVKEQLVPCLLRLRQAGSPALQAAVRETLALVGYADPMKGWGVRLLSIDGGGTRGVVALRTLRKLEELTGKPTYQLFDYICGVSTGAILAFMLGMYQMSLDECEELYRRLGSEVFKQNVIVGTVKMGWSHAFYDSQIWETILKEQMGSDLMVETSRNPECPKVAAVSTIVNRGTPLRAFVFRNYNLPPGVRSHYLGGCQHKLWQAIRASSAAPGYFQEFMLGDDLHQDGGLLVNNPTAVALHESQCLWPGARLQCVVSLGTGRLESSARYNTTYTSLKTKLSHVISSATDTEEVHTMLDALLPPNTYFRFNPYLSEDIPLDERRRERLALLQLEGQCYLERNEHKLRRAASVLLGEKSALQRLGERAALRGTMLRGMKRVPFFSRSWTS; this is encoded by the exons ATGCCTGTTAAATGGATCATAAACACGTCCATGTTCAGCCTGAGCAGGGGCAGACACCTGCGGCACCAGCAAGGGCAGTGCCAGGCATTGCAGTGCTGTTCCAGATTGAACGTACCACGGATTCTGAACCATGACATCCACGGCCTCCGCTGGTGGCGTATCGGAGGCACACAAGTCAGGGTGCACAGGACATGGGTCTTCAGGCCCTGTCGGCTGCACTACAGTCTGGGCGCAGGTGCCCACATCTCCCCCCTGAGCACCTCAGCATCCCTCAGCTGTGCTGACCGCAGCCCAGGTATGTGGCGTCTTAAAAGGACATTGGACTCTGTTTCCAGGGCTATCAGCAGCACCCACACCGACTTGCTCTCCCGGATATCGCACCTGAAATCTGGCCCCAGGGAAGGGGGTGGAATCAGATCATCAACATCAGAAGCTAAAGGTCAGGGCACTGGAGTACACACTGTCTCTGAGAAGGCTGAGGGACTCCAGGATGGGAAAGACCCAAAGGATAGCCCCACCCAAGGCACTGGGAGACCAGGGATGGAAGTGGTAGACTCCAGTCAGGGCATACCTGCTCCCAGCCAGACACCCTGGCTGTTCCACCCTAGCAAGCTCCCTGTAAACTTAGGTGAGACCTACAATTACTTGGCGCACCATGTCAACGAGTACTTTGGGAATGTCACAAAACCAGGGACTACGGAGCCTGGCTGCAAGGACCCCAAAGCGTCCTCTGCTGGCCCGGGCAGATCTGACCAAAGTGGGGTGGACACCGTTTCCAGCCTGATGTCCTCCGGGGCTGGGTCTGCTAAAGACGCCACGTCTCCCCCCGCCTCTCCTCCATCTCCGAAGAAGGGCATTGGGCACTATCTGTCATACCCTGGGCCCAGTGTTCAGGCCTTCGTGGGCAGCTATATCACCCCCCTCGTGCCGAAATTTCGTCCCGGCTCCAAAGCTGTGGAGGCAGTGAAGGACGGGCTGCCCCCAGTGGAGGAGTCACTTCCGAAGCAGGCAGACTCAGCGGAAGCCAGAGAGAGGAAGGCGGCTGAGGACAGAGCTAAGCGCCTACTGCTGCAGAGGGAGAAGGTGGGTGAGGACAGAGCTAAGCGCCTACTGCTGCAGAGGGAGAAGGTGGGTGAGGACAGAGCTAAGCGCCTACTGCTGCAGAGGGAGAAG GTGGGTGAGGACAGAGCTAAGCGCCTACTGCTGCAGAGGGAGAAGGTGGGTGAGGACAGAGCTAAGCGCCTTCTGCTGCAGAGGGAGAAGGTGGGTGAGGACAGAGCTAAGCGCCTTCTGCTGCAGAGGGAGAAG atCATCGCCAGGGTGAGTGTGGACAACAGGACAAGGGCCCTGGTTCAGGCACTGCAGAGGGCGTCCGACCTCCGGCTCTGCATCAGCCGGGCGGAGGACCTGAGCTACCACCTCCTGGAGTTTCCTGAGACTAGGGGTGTGGCTGTCAAG gagcagCTGGTCCCATGTCTCCTGCGTCTTCGCCAGGCCGGGAGCCCAGCTCTGCAGGCTGCTGTGCGGGAGACGCTGGCCCTTGTGGGCTATGCTGACCCCATGAAGGGCTGGGGCGTCCGACTGCTCTCCATCGACGGAGGGGGGACCag gggAGTGGTGGCCCTTCGGACCTTGCGCAAACTGGAGGAGCTGACTGGGAAGCCCACCTACCAGCTCTTTGACTACATCTGTGGAGTGAGCACAG GGGCTATCCTGGCCTTCATGCTGGGTATGTACCAGATGTCCCTGGACGAGTGTGAGGAGCTGTACCGCAGGCTGGGCTCTGAGGTGTTCAAGCAGAACGTCATCGTGGGCACGGTGAAGATGGGCTGGAGCCACGCTTTCTACGACAGCCAGATCTGGGAGACCATCCTCAA GGAGCAGATGGGGTCGGACCTTATGGTGGAAACATCCAGAAACCCTGAGTGTCCCAAG GTGGCTGCAGTGAGCACAATTGTGAACAGGGGAACTCCATTGAGGGCATTCGTCTTCAGGAACTacaacctgccccctggtgtgCGTTCCCACTACCTGGGGGGCTGTCAGCACAAGCTGTGGCAGGCCATCAGGGCCTCCTCTGCTGCTCCAGGCTACTTCCAGGAGTTCATGCTGGGGGATGACCTTCACCAG GATGGTGGCCTCCTGGTCAACAACCCCACAGCAGTGGCTCTCCACGAGAGTCAGTGTCTGTGGCCCGGCGCCCGGCTGCAGTGCGTGGTGTCACTGGGCACCGGCCGGCTGGAGAGCTCGGCTCGCTACAACACCACCTACACCAGCCTGAAGACCAAGCTGAGCCACGTCATTAGCAGTGCCACAGACACTGAAG AGGTTCACACCATGCTggatgccctcctcccccccaacaCCTACTTCCGCTTCAACCCCTACCTGAGTGAGGACATCCCCCTGGATGAGCGGCGGAGGGAGCGTCTGGCGCTGCTGCAGCTTGAGGGCCAGTGTTACCTGGAGCGCAATGAGCACAAACTGCGCAGGGCGGCCAGTGTGCTGCTGGGGGAAAAGAGCGCCCTCCAGAGGCTTGGCGAGAGGGCTGCGCTCAGGGGAACCATGCTTCGTGGCATGAAACGTGTCCCCTTCTTCTCAAGGTCCTGGACCTCATGA
- the LOC125745200 gene encoding calcium-independent phospholipase A2-gamma-like isoform X6, producing the protein MPVKWIINTSMFSLSRGRHLRHQQGQCQALQCCSRLNVPRILNHDIHGLRWWRIGGTQVRVHRTWVFRPCRLHYSLGAGAHISPLSTSASLSCADRSPGMWRLKRTLDSVSRAISSTHTDLLSRISHLKSGPREGGGIRSSTSEAKGQGTGVHTVSEKAEGLQDGKDPKDSPTQGTGRPGMEVVDSSQGIPAPSQTPWLFHPSKLPVNLGETYNYLAHHVNEYFGNVTKPGTTEPGCKDPKASSAGPGRSDQSGVDTVSSLMSSGAGSAKDATSPPASPPSPKKGIGHYLSYPGPSVQAFVGSYITPLVPKFRPGSKAVEAVKDGLPPVEESLPKQADSAEARERKAAEDRAKRLLLQREKVGEDRAKRLLLQREKVGEDRAKRLLLQREKVGEDRAKRLLLQREKVGEDRAKRLLLQREKVGEDRAKRLLLQREKVGEDRAKRLLLQREKVGEDRAKRLLLQREKIIARVSVDNRTRALVQALQRASDLRLCISRAEDLSYHLLEFPETRGVAVKEQLVPCLLRLRQAGSPALQAAVRETLALVGYADPMKGWGVRLLSIDGGGTRGVVALRTLRKLEELTGKPTYQLFDYICGVSTGAILAFMLGMYQMSLDECEELYRRLGSEVFKQNVIVGTVKMGWSHAFYDSQIWETILKEQMGSDLMVETSRNPECPKVAAVSTIVNRGTPLRAFVFRNYNLPPGVRSHYLGGCQHKLWQAIRASSAAPGYFQEFMLGDDLHQDGGLLVNNPTAVALHESQCLWPGARLQCVVSLGTGRLESSARYNTTYTSLKTKLSHVISSATDTEEVHTMLDALLPPNTYFRFNPYLSEDIPLDERRRERLALLQLEGQCYLERNEHKLRRAASVLLGEKSALQRLGERAALRGTMLRGMKRVPFFSRSWTS; encoded by the exons ATGCCTGTTAAATGGATCATAAACACGTCCATGTTCAGCCTGAGCAGGGGCAGACACCTGCGGCACCAGCAAGGGCAGTGCCAGGCATTGCAGTGCTGTTCCAGATTGAACGTACCACGGATTCTGAACCATGACATCCACGGCCTCCGCTGGTGGCGTATCGGAGGCACACAAGTCAGGGTGCACAGGACATGGGTCTTCAGGCCCTGTCGGCTGCACTACAGTCTGGGCGCAGGTGCCCACATCTCCCCCCTGAGCACCTCAGCATCCCTCAGCTGTGCTGACCGCAGCCCAGGTATGTGGCGTCTTAAAAGGACATTGGACTCTGTTTCCAGGGCTATCAGCAGCACCCACACCGACTTGCTCTCCCGGATATCGCACCTGAAATCTGGCCCCAGGGAAGGGGGTGGAATCAGATCATCAACATCAGAAGCTAAAGGTCAGGGCACTGGAGTACACACTGTCTCTGAGAAGGCTGAGGGACTCCAGGATGGGAAAGACCCAAAGGATAGCCCCACCCAAGGCACTGGGAGACCAGGGATGGAAGTGGTAGACTCCAGTCAGGGCATACCTGCTCCCAGCCAGACACCCTGGCTGTTCCACCCTAGCAAGCTCCCTGTAAACTTAGGTGAGACCTACAATTACTTGGCGCACCATGTCAACGAGTACTTTGGGAATGTCACAAAACCAGGGACTACGGAGCCTGGCTGCAAGGACCCCAAAGCGTCCTCTGCTGGCCCGGGCAGATCTGACCAAAGTGGGGTGGACACCGTTTCCAGCCTGATGTCCTCCGGGGCTGGGTCTGCTAAAGACGCCACGTCTCCCCCCGCCTCTCCTCCATCTCCGAAGAAGGGCATTGGGCACTATCTGTCATACCCTGGGCCCAGTGTTCAGGCCTTCGTGGGCAGCTATATCACCCCCCTCGTGCCGAAATTTCGTCCCGGCTCCAAAGCTGTGGAGGCAGTGAAGGACGGGCTGCCCCCAGTGGAGGAGTCACTTCCGAAGCAGGCAGACTCAGCGGAAGCCAGAGAGAGGAAGGCGGCTGAGGACAGAGCTAAGCGCCTACTGCTGCAGAGGGAGAAGGTGGGTGAGGACAGAGCTAAGCGCCTACTGCTGCAGAGGGAGAAGGTGGGTGAGGACAGAGCTAAGCGCCTACTGCTGCAGAGGGAGAAG GTGGGTGAGGACAGAGCTAAGCGCCTACTGCTGCAGAGGGAGAAG GTGGGTGAGGACAGAGCTAAGCGCCTACTGctgcagagggagaaagtgggtGAGGACAGAGCTAAGCGCCTACTGCTGCAGAGGGAGAAGGTGGGTGAGGACAGAGCTAAGCGCCTACTGCTGCAGAGGGAGAAG GTGGGTGAGGACAGAGCTAAGCGCCTACTGCTGCAGAGGGAGAAG atCATCGCCAGGGTGAGTGTGGACAACAGGACAAGGGCCCTGGTTCAGGCACTGCAGAGGGCGTCCGACCTCCGGCTCTGCATCAGCCGGGCGGAGGACCTGAGCTACCACCTCCTGGAGTTTCCTGAGACTAGGGGTGTGGCTGTCAAG gagcagCTGGTCCCATGTCTCCTGCGTCTTCGCCAGGCCGGGAGCCCAGCTCTGCAGGCTGCTGTGCGGGAGACGCTGGCCCTTGTGGGCTATGCTGACCCCATGAAGGGCTGGGGCGTCCGACTGCTCTCCATCGACGGAGGGGGGACCag gggAGTGGTGGCCCTTCGGACCTTGCGCAAACTGGAGGAGCTGACTGGGAAGCCCACCTACCAGCTCTTTGACTACATCTGTGGAGTGAGCACAG GGGCTATCCTGGCCTTCATGCTGGGTATGTACCAGATGTCCCTGGACGAGTGTGAGGAGCTGTACCGCAGGCTGGGCTCTGAGGTGTTCAAGCAGAACGTCATCGTGGGCACGGTGAAGATGGGCTGGAGCCACGCTTTCTACGACAGCCAGATCTGGGAGACCATCCTCAA GGAGCAGATGGGGTCGGACCTTATGGTGGAAACATCCAGAAACCCTGAGTGTCCCAAG GTGGCTGCAGTGAGCACAATTGTGAACAGGGGAACTCCATTGAGGGCATTCGTCTTCAGGAACTacaacctgccccctggtgtgCGTTCCCACTACCTGGGGGGCTGTCAGCACAAGCTGTGGCAGGCCATCAGGGCCTCCTCTGCTGCTCCAGGCTACTTCCAGGAGTTCATGCTGGGGGATGACCTTCACCAG GATGGTGGCCTCCTGGTCAACAACCCCACAGCAGTGGCTCTCCACGAGAGTCAGTGTCTGTGGCCCGGCGCCCGGCTGCAGTGCGTGGTGTCACTGGGCACCGGCCGGCTGGAGAGCTCGGCTCGCTACAACACCACCTACACCAGCCTGAAGACCAAGCTGAGCCACGTCATTAGCAGTGCCACAGACACTGAAG AGGTTCACACCATGCTggatgccctcctcccccccaacaCCTACTTCCGCTTCAACCCCTACCTGAGTGAGGACATCCCCCTGGATGAGCGGCGGAGGGAGCGTCTGGCGCTGCTGCAGCTTGAGGGCCAGTGTTACCTGGAGCGCAATGAGCACAAACTGCGCAGGGCGGCCAGTGTGCTGCTGGGGGAAAAGAGCGCCCTCCAGAGGCTTGGCGAGAGGGCTGCGCTCAGGGGAACCATGCTTCGTGGCATGAAACGTGTCCCCTTCTTCTCAAGGTCCTGGACCTCATGA
- the LOC125745200 gene encoding calcium-independent phospholipase A2-gamma-like isoform X8 — translation MPVKWIINTSMFSLSRGRHLRHQQGQCQALQCCSRLNVPRILNHDIHGLRWWRIGGTQVRVHRTWVFRPCRLHYSLGAGAHISPLSTSASLSCADRSPGMWRLKRTLDSVSRAISSTHTDLLSRISHLKSGPREGGGIRSSTSEAKGQGTGVHTVSEKAEGLQDGKDPKDSPTQGTGRPGMEVVDSSQGIPAPSQTPWLFHPSKLPVNLGETYNYLAHHVNEYFGNVTKPGTTEPGCKDPKASSAGPGRSDQSGVDTVSSLMSSGAGSAKDATSPPASPPSPKKGIGHYLSYPGPSVQAFVGSYITPLVPKFRPGSKAVEAVKDGLPPVEESLPKQADSAEARERKAAEDRAKRLLLQREKVGEDRAKRLLLQREKVGEDRAKRLLLQREKVGEDRAKRLLLQREKVGEDRAKRLLLQREKVGEDRAKRLLLQREKVGEDRAKRLLLQREKIIARVSVDNRTRALVQALQRASDLRLCISRAEDLSYHLLEFPETRGVAVKEQLVPCLLRLRQAGSPALQAAVRETLALVGYADPMKGWGVRLLSIDGGGTRGVVALRTLRKLEELTGKPTYQLFDYICGVSTGAILAFMLGMYQMSLDECEELYRRLGSEVFKQNVIVGTVKMGWSHAFYDSQIWETILKEQMGSDLMVETSRNPECPKVAAVSTIVNRGTPLRAFVFRNYNLPPGVRSHYLGGCQHKLWQAIRASSAAPGYFQEFMLGDDLHQDGGLLVNNPTAVALHESQCLWPGARLQCVVSLGTGRLESSARYNTTYTSLKTKLSHVISSATDTEEVHTMLDALLPPNTYFRFNPYLSEDIPLDERRRERLALLQLEGQCYLERNEHKLRRAASVLLGEKSALQRLGERAALRGTMLRGMKRVPFFSRSWTS, via the exons ATGCCTGTTAAATGGATCATAAACACGTCCATGTTCAGCCTGAGCAGGGGCAGACACCTGCGGCACCAGCAAGGGCAGTGCCAGGCATTGCAGTGCTGTTCCAGATTGAACGTACCACGGATTCTGAACCATGACATCCACGGCCTCCGCTGGTGGCGTATCGGAGGCACACAAGTCAGGGTGCACAGGACATGGGTCTTCAGGCCCTGTCGGCTGCACTACAGTCTGGGCGCAGGTGCCCACATCTCCCCCCTGAGCACCTCAGCATCCCTCAGCTGTGCTGACCGCAGCCCAGGTATGTGGCGTCTTAAAAGGACATTGGACTCTGTTTCCAGGGCTATCAGCAGCACCCACACCGACTTGCTCTCCCGGATATCGCACCTGAAATCTGGCCCCAGGGAAGGGGGTGGAATCAGATCATCAACATCAGAAGCTAAAGGTCAGGGCACTGGAGTACACACTGTCTCTGAGAAGGCTGAGGGACTCCAGGATGGGAAAGACCCAAAGGATAGCCCCACCCAAGGCACTGGGAGACCAGGGATGGAAGTGGTAGACTCCAGTCAGGGCATACCTGCTCCCAGCCAGACACCCTGGCTGTTCCACCCTAGCAAGCTCCCTGTAAACTTAGGTGAGACCTACAATTACTTGGCGCACCATGTCAACGAGTACTTTGGGAATGTCACAAAACCAGGGACTACGGAGCCTGGCTGCAAGGACCCCAAAGCGTCCTCTGCTGGCCCGGGCAGATCTGACCAAAGTGGGGTGGACACCGTTTCCAGCCTGATGTCCTCCGGGGCTGGGTCTGCTAAAGACGCCACGTCTCCCCCCGCCTCTCCTCCATCTCCGAAGAAGGGCATTGGGCACTATCTGTCATACCCTGGGCCCAGTGTTCAGGCCTTCGTGGGCAGCTATATCACCCCCCTCGTGCCGAAATTTCGTCCCGGCTCCAAAGCTGTGGAGGCAGTGAAGGACGGGCTGCCCCCAGTGGAGGAGTCACTTCCGAAGCAGGCAGACTCAGCGGAAGCCAGAGAGAGGAAGGCGGCTGAGGACAGAGCTAAGCGCCTACTGCTGCAGAGGGAGAAGGTGGGTGAGGACAGAGCTAAGCGCCTACTGCTGCAGAGGGAGAAGGTGGGTGAGGACAGAGCTAAGCGCCTACTGCTGCAGAGGGAGAAG GTGGGTGAGGACAGAGCTAAGCGCCTACTGCTGCAGAGGGAGAAG GTGGGTGAGGACAGAGCTAAGCGCCTACTGctgcagagggagaaagtgggtGAGGACAGAGCTAAGCGCCTACTGCTGCAGAGGGAGAAGGTGGGTGAGGACAGAGCTAAGCGCCTACTGCTGCAGAGGGAGAAG atCATCGCCAGGGTGAGTGTGGACAACAGGACAAGGGCCCTGGTTCAGGCACTGCAGAGGGCGTCCGACCTCCGGCTCTGCATCAGCCGGGCGGAGGACCTGAGCTACCACCTCCTGGAGTTTCCTGAGACTAGGGGTGTGGCTGTCAAG gagcagCTGGTCCCATGTCTCCTGCGTCTTCGCCAGGCCGGGAGCCCAGCTCTGCAGGCTGCTGTGCGGGAGACGCTGGCCCTTGTGGGCTATGCTGACCCCATGAAGGGCTGGGGCGTCCGACTGCTCTCCATCGACGGAGGGGGGACCag gggAGTGGTGGCCCTTCGGACCTTGCGCAAACTGGAGGAGCTGACTGGGAAGCCCACCTACCAGCTCTTTGACTACATCTGTGGAGTGAGCACAG GGGCTATCCTGGCCTTCATGCTGGGTATGTACCAGATGTCCCTGGACGAGTGTGAGGAGCTGTACCGCAGGCTGGGCTCTGAGGTGTTCAAGCAGAACGTCATCGTGGGCACGGTGAAGATGGGCTGGAGCCACGCTTTCTACGACAGCCAGATCTGGGAGACCATCCTCAA GGAGCAGATGGGGTCGGACCTTATGGTGGAAACATCCAGAAACCCTGAGTGTCCCAAG GTGGCTGCAGTGAGCACAATTGTGAACAGGGGAACTCCATTGAGGGCATTCGTCTTCAGGAACTacaacctgccccctggtgtgCGTTCCCACTACCTGGGGGGCTGTCAGCACAAGCTGTGGCAGGCCATCAGGGCCTCCTCTGCTGCTCCAGGCTACTTCCAGGAGTTCATGCTGGGGGATGACCTTCACCAG GATGGTGGCCTCCTGGTCAACAACCCCACAGCAGTGGCTCTCCACGAGAGTCAGTGTCTGTGGCCCGGCGCCCGGCTGCAGTGCGTGGTGTCACTGGGCACCGGCCGGCTGGAGAGCTCGGCTCGCTACAACACCACCTACACCAGCCTGAAGACCAAGCTGAGCCACGTCATTAGCAGTGCCACAGACACTGAAG AGGTTCACACCATGCTggatgccctcctcccccccaacaCCTACTTCCGCTTCAACCCCTACCTGAGTGAGGACATCCCCCTGGATGAGCGGCGGAGGGAGCGTCTGGCGCTGCTGCAGCTTGAGGGCCAGTGTTACCTGGAGCGCAATGAGCACAAACTGCGCAGGGCGGCCAGTGTGCTGCTGGGGGAAAAGAGCGCCCTCCAGAGGCTTGGCGAGAGGGCTGCGCTCAGGGGAACCATGCTTCGTGGCATGAAACGTGTCCCCTTCTTCTCAAGGTCCTGGACCTCATGA
- the LOC125745200 gene encoding calcium-independent phospholipase A2-gamma-like isoform X7 yields the protein MPVKWIINTSMFSLSRGRHLRHQQGQCQALQCCSRLNVPRILNHDIHGLRWWRIGGTQVRVHRTWVFRPCRLHYSLGAGAHISPLSTSASLSCADRSPGMWRLKRTLDSVSRAISSTHTDLLSRISHLKSGPREGGGIRSSTSEAKGQGTGVHTVSEKAEGLQDGKDPKDSPTQGTGRPGMEVVDSSQGIPAPSQTPWLFHPSKLPVNLGETYNYLAHHVNEYFGNVTKPGTTEPGCKDPKASSAGPGRSDQSGVDTVSSLMSSGAGSAKDATSPPASPPSPKKGIGHYLSYPGPSVQAFVGSYITPLVPKFRPGSKAVEAVKDGLPPVEESLPKQADSAEARERKAAEDRAKRLLLQREKVGEDRAKRLLLQREKVGEDRAKRLLLQREKVGEDRAKRLLLQREKVGEDRAKRLLLQREKVGEDRAKRLLLQREKVGEDRAKRLLLQREKVGEDRAKRLLLQREKIIARVSVDNRTRALVQALQRASDLRLCISRAEDLSYHLLEFPETRGVAVKEQLVPCLLRLRQAGSPALQAAVRETLALVGYADPMKGWGVRLLSIDGGGTRGVVALRTLRKLEELTGKPTYQLFDYICGVSTGAILAFMLGMYQMSLDECEELYRRLGSEVFKQNVIVGTVKMGWSHAFYDSQIWETILKEQMGSDLMVETSRNPECPKVAAVSTIVNRGTPLRAFVFRNYNLPPGVRSHYLGGCQHKLWQAIRASSAAPGYFQEFMLGDDLHQDGGLLVNNPTAVALHESQCLWPGARLQCVVSLGTGRLESSARYNTTYTSLKTKLSHVISSATDTEEVHTMLDALLPPNTYFRFNPYLSEDIPLDERRRERLALLQLEGQCYLERNEHKLRRAASVLLGEKSALQRLGERAALRGTMLRGMKRVPFFSRSWTS from the exons ATGCCTGTTAAATGGATCATAAACACGTCCATGTTCAGCCTGAGCAGGGGCAGACACCTGCGGCACCAGCAAGGGCAGTGCCAGGCATTGCAGTGCTGTTCCAGATTGAACGTACCACGGATTCTGAACCATGACATCCACGGCCTCCGCTGGTGGCGTATCGGAGGCACACAAGTCAGGGTGCACAGGACATGGGTCTTCAGGCCCTGTCGGCTGCACTACAGTCTGGGCGCAGGTGCCCACATCTCCCCCCTGAGCACCTCAGCATCCCTCAGCTGTGCTGACCGCAGCCCAGGTATGTGGCGTCTTAAAAGGACATTGGACTCTGTTTCCAGGGCTATCAGCAGCACCCACACCGACTTGCTCTCCCGGATATCGCACCTGAAATCTGGCCCCAGGGAAGGGGGTGGAATCAGATCATCAACATCAGAAGCTAAAGGTCAGGGCACTGGAGTACACACTGTCTCTGAGAAGGCTGAGGGACTCCAGGATGGGAAAGACCCAAAGGATAGCCCCACCCAAGGCACTGGGAGACCAGGGATGGAAGTGGTAGACTCCAGTCAGGGCATACCTGCTCCCAGCCAGACACCCTGGCTGTTCCACCCTAGCAAGCTCCCTGTAAACTTAGGTGAGACCTACAATTACTTGGCGCACCATGTCAACGAGTACTTTGGGAATGTCACAAAACCAGGGACTACGGAGCCTGGCTGCAAGGACCCCAAAGCGTCCTCTGCTGGCCCGGGCAGATCTGACCAAAGTGGGGTGGACACCGTTTCCAGCCTGATGTCCTCCGGGGCTGGGTCTGCTAAAGACGCCACGTCTCCCCCCGCCTCTCCTCCATCTCCGAAGAAGGGCATTGGGCACTATCTGTCATACCCTGGGCCCAGTGTTCAGGCCTTCGTGGGCAGCTATATCACCCCCCTCGTGCCGAAATTTCGTCCCGGCTCCAAAGCTGTGGAGGCAGTGAAGGACGGGCTGCCCCCAGTGGAGGAGTCACTTCCGAAGCAGGCAGACTCAGCGGAAGCCAGAGAGAGGAAGGCGGCTGAGGACAGAGCTAAGCGCCTACTGCTGCAGAGGGAGAAGGTGGGTGAGGACAGAGCTAAGCGCCTACTGCTGCAGAGGGAGAAGGTGGGTGAGGACAGAGCTAAGCGCCTACTGCTGCAGAGGGAGAAG GTGGGTGAGGACAGAGCTAAGCGCCTACTGCTGCAGAGGGAGAAG GTGGGTGAGGACAGAGCTAAGCGCCTACTGctgcagagggagaaagtgggtGAGGACAGAGCTAAGCGCCTACTGCTGCAGAGGGAGAAG GTGGGTGAGGACAGAGCTAAGCGCCTTCTGCTGCAGAGGGAGAAGGTGGGTGAGGACAGAGCTAAGCGCCTACTGCTGCAGAGGGAGAAG atCATCGCCAGGGTGAGTGTGGACAACAGGACAAGGGCCCTGGTTCAGGCACTGCAGAGGGCGTCCGACCTCCGGCTCTGCATCAGCCGGGCGGAGGACCTGAGCTACCACCTCCTGGAGTTTCCTGAGACTAGGGGTGTGGCTGTCAAG gagcagCTGGTCCCATGTCTCCTGCGTCTTCGCCAGGCCGGGAGCCCAGCTCTGCAGGCTGCTGTGCGGGAGACGCTGGCCCTTGTGGGCTATGCTGACCCCATGAAGGGCTGGGGCGTCCGACTGCTCTCCATCGACGGAGGGGGGACCag gggAGTGGTGGCCCTTCGGACCTTGCGCAAACTGGAGGAGCTGACTGGGAAGCCCACCTACCAGCTCTTTGACTACATCTGTGGAGTGAGCACAG GGGCTATCCTGGCCTTCATGCTGGGTATGTACCAGATGTCCCTGGACGAGTGTGAGGAGCTGTACCGCAGGCTGGGCTCTGAGGTGTTCAAGCAGAACGTCATCGTGGGCACGGTGAAGATGGGCTGGAGCCACGCTTTCTACGACAGCCAGATCTGGGAGACCATCCTCAA GGAGCAGATGGGGTCGGACCTTATGGTGGAAACATCCAGAAACCCTGAGTGTCCCAAG GTGGCTGCAGTGAGCACAATTGTGAACAGGGGAACTCCATTGAGGGCATTCGTCTTCAGGAACTacaacctgccccctggtgtgCGTTCCCACTACCTGGGGGGCTGTCAGCACAAGCTGTGGCAGGCCATCAGGGCCTCCTCTGCTGCTCCAGGCTACTTCCAGGAGTTCATGCTGGGGGATGACCTTCACCAG GATGGTGGCCTCCTGGTCAACAACCCCACAGCAGTGGCTCTCCACGAGAGTCAGTGTCTGTGGCCCGGCGCCCGGCTGCAGTGCGTGGTGTCACTGGGCACCGGCCGGCTGGAGAGCTCGGCTCGCTACAACACCACCTACACCAGCCTGAAGACCAAGCTGAGCCACGTCATTAGCAGTGCCACAGACACTGAAG AGGTTCACACCATGCTggatgccctcctcccccccaacaCCTACTTCCGCTTCAACCCCTACCTGAGTGAGGACATCCCCCTGGATGAGCGGCGGAGGGAGCGTCTGGCGCTGCTGCAGCTTGAGGGCCAGTGTTACCTGGAGCGCAATGAGCACAAACTGCGCAGGGCGGCCAGTGTGCTGCTGGGGGAAAAGAGCGCCCTCCAGAGGCTTGGCGAGAGGGCTGCGCTCAGGGGAACCATGCTTCGTGGCATGAAACGTGTCCCCTTCTTCTCAAGGTCCTGGACCTCATGA